In one Pseudomonas sp. MM211 genomic region, the following are encoded:
- a CDS encoding nitrate regulatory protein → MPDTTMPAALRFMLAARRCELQGLESLSFTCQLVTNVSQLVHQLQKERGYSNIYLGNQSSHYLHQLDAHSAESAAVERQVHECFMAMDTAQANAADRARLFNRIAYVLHGLDELPGLRSRIRELEPTPRLATQAFTRLIGGLMAVVFEAADTAVDPGITRLLVAMFNFMQGKELAGQERAAGVEGFSRGHFDAELQERLQHLEDGQERCFDVFSEFADAEAVALWQQIHSGDTVAQVISLRGIAKRTSANATVDPSLCELWFELNTRRIDAMKEVENHLANRLLEHCRRSIAEAHADLDNHRTLLKRLGQMDVGSDQALLFSVHSSTLDSAPQDSVGNHLARSVLDLLHEQNQRLQRVSDELKETRETLNERKVIERAKKLLMNDYRLSEEDAYARLRQSAMERSMRLVDVAQSLLAFAARKAQENPRSDKHKRA, encoded by the coding sequence ATGCCTGACACCACCATGCCTGCCGCCCTGCGATTCATGCTCGCCGCCCGCCGCTGCGAGCTGCAGGGCCTGGAAAGCCTGTCCTTCACCTGCCAACTGGTGACCAATGTCAGTCAGTTGGTGCACCAGCTGCAGAAGGAACGGGGCTACTCCAACATCTATCTGGGCAACCAGTCGAGCCATTATCTGCACCAACTTGATGCACACAGTGCCGAGTCAGCCGCCGTAGAGCGTCAGGTACACGAATGCTTCATGGCCATGGATACCGCCCAGGCCAATGCCGCGGATCGTGCCCGCCTGTTCAACCGCATCGCCTATGTACTGCATGGTCTGGACGAACTGCCCGGCCTGCGCAGCCGCATCCGCGAGCTGGAGCCGACGCCACGGCTGGCCACCCAGGCCTTCACGCGACTGATCGGCGGGTTGATGGCCGTGGTCTTCGAAGCCGCCGATACCGCAGTCGACCCAGGCATCACCCGGCTGCTGGTGGCCATGTTCAACTTCATGCAGGGCAAGGAGCTGGCCGGTCAGGAGCGCGCTGCGGGTGTCGAGGGCTTCTCGCGCGGGCATTTCGATGCCGAGTTGCAGGAGCGCCTGCAGCATCTCGAAGACGGCCAGGAGCGTTGCTTCGATGTGTTCAGCGAGTTCGCCGATGCCGAGGCGGTGGCCCTGTGGCAGCAGATTCACAGCGGCGACACCGTCGCCCAGGTAATCAGTCTGCGCGGCATCGCCAAGCGCACGTCTGCCAATGCCACGGTCGATCCGAGCCTGTGTGAACTGTGGTTCGAACTCAATACCCGACGCATCGACGCCATGAAGGAAGTGGAAAACCACCTCGCCAATCGCCTGCTGGAACACTGCCGCCGCAGCATCGCCGAGGCCCATGCAGACCTGGACAACCATCGCACGCTGCTCAAGCGTCTGGGGCAGATGGATGTCGGTAGCGATCAGGCGCTGCTGTTCAGCGTGCACAGCAGCACCCTGGACAGTGCACCTCAGGATTCGGTGGGCAACCACCTGGCGCGTTCGGTGCTCGACCTTCTCCACGAGCAGAATCAGCGCCTGCAGCGGGTCAGTGACGAGCTCAAGGAAACCCGCGAGACCCTCAACGAACGCAAAGTGATCGAGCGGGCCAAGAAGCTGCTGATGAACGATTACCGGCTCAGTGAAGAAGATGCCTACGCACGCCTGCGCCAATCCGCCATGGAGCGCAGCATGCGCCTGGTCGACGTCGCCCAGAGCCTGCTCGCCTTCGCCGCCCGCAAGGCCCAGGAAAATCCGCGCAGCGACAAGCACAAGCGCGCTTGA